AGGAGCTGAAGGCACGCCTGGAGGCCGAAGGCCTGTTCGACCCGGCGCGCAAGCGACCGCTGCCCGCACATGTGCAGCGCCTGGCGGTGATCACCTCGCCCACCGGCGCCGCCGTGCGCGACGTGCTGAGCGTGCTGGCCCGCCGCTTCCCGCTGCTGGAAGTGGATCTGCTGCCGACCCTGGTACAGGGCAGCACCGCTGCCGCGCAGATCACCCGCCTGCTGCAGGCGGCCGATGCCAGTGGCCGCTACGACGTGATCCTGCTGACCCGTGGTGGCGGCTCACTGGAAGACCTGTGGGCGTTCAATGATGAAGCGCTGGCGCGCGCGGTTGCGGCCAGCAGCACGCCGGTGGTCTCGGCCGTTGGCCACGAAACCGACTTCAGCCTGAGCGACTTCGCCGCCGACCTGCGCGCGCCGACACCGTCGGTGGCCGCCGAACTGCTGGTGCCGGACCAGCGCGAACTGGCGCTGCGCCTGCGCCGTACAGCGGCACGCATGGTGCAGCTGCAGCGGCACACGATGCAGCAGGCGATGCAGCGCGCCGACCGCGCCCTGCTGCGCCTGAACGCGCAGAGCCCGCAGGCGCGCCTGGACCTGCTGCGCCGCCGCCAGCTCGACCTGGGCCGGCGCCTGCATGCCGCGTTCAACCAGCAGCAGGAACGCCGTGCCGCGCGCCTGCGTCATGCAGCGGCGGTGTTGCGCGGGCACCATCCGCAGCGCCAGCTCGACACGATGCAGCGCCGCCTGGCCGCCCTGCGTGGGCGACCGCAGGCTGCAATGCAGCGCCTGCTGCAGCGCGATGCACTGCGCCTGCGCGGGCTGGCGCGTTCACTGGAAGCGGTCAGCCCGCTGGCCACCGTGGCTCGTGGCTACAGCATCCTCACCCGCAGCGACGACGGCACGCTGGTGCGGAAGGTCGATCAGGTACAGCCAGGCGATGCGCTGCAGGCGCGCGTTGGCGACGGCGTGATCGACGTGCAGGTCAAGTAGAGGGTTGTTCGGCAGGGCTGCGCCCTGCACCTGCAGAGGCTTCAAGCCAAGGCAACGTCAACGTCAACGTCAAAAGCGAGCATTCCGTGGGATGGCGGGGCGGTGTCGGAGTGCGGGGACGCCGCAAGTACATCCTTGTAGGCTTGGCAGCCGCATCCATGCGGCTGACACCCCGCACTCCGACACCGCCCCACCTCTGACAGTTTTCCGCGATCGGGTAGATCCACGCCATGCGTGGATGACTCTCTTCCAGATATCGAATCAATTCGGGGTCAGATCCGTTTTCCTGCGGAAAACGGATCTGACCCCAAGCGCCATCCCGGCAGATCGCGGACATCTGTCGAAGGCGGGGTGGGTCCGGTTGCGGGGGCGTGAGCCGCATGGATGCGGCGACCGAGCCTACATGGACGTATTTACGGCGTCCCCCGCAACCGGCCCCACCCCGCCATCCCACAGGGAACCCGCTTCTGCTTCGGCTATTGCTGTTGCCTTGGTTCACAGCGGGTGCAGGGCTGCAAGCCCTGCCGAACACCCCCTACTTCGCCTGCTCGCAGAACTTCTGCCGGTACTCGAGCGCCTTCGGCATCAGCGCCTGCAGATTCTGGATGCGGGTGCCGGGGTTGGGGTGGGTGGAGGCGAACTCCGGCGGGGCCTGGCCGCCGCTGGCCTGCCCCATCCGCTGCCACAACGGCACCGCCTCGCGCGGGTCGAAGCACGCCGCTGCGGCCAGCATCAGCCCCACTTCGTCGGCCTGCGTCTCGTGGCTGCGCGCATACGGCAGCAGGTAGCCATAGCCCATCGCCGACATCATCATCTGTTGCTGCTGCGCATCCATGCCGCTGGCGGCGCCGGCCATCTGCCCGATCTGGGTCAGCTTCTGCTGCGCCATGCGCTGCGCGCCGTGGCGCAGCAGCGCGTGGGCGATCTCATGGCCCATCACCACCGCCATCGCATCGCGGGTGCGCGCCACCGGCACCAGCCCGGTGTAGACCGCCATCTTGCCGCCCGGCAGGCAGAACGCATTGGCC
This genomic interval from Stenotrophomonas sp. 57 contains the following:
- a CDS encoding M48 family metallopeptidase, which codes for MRNDPFSRSPQGPQRRGLFGNIRWWVLLLAAGYAVFYWFSNRTVDPYTGEKVMIDSSLDARQETALGLQAYQQILSQERPMDPNAPIARDVRDIAERLIAKVDVVETALAQEHGVQPAHFARDFQWEVNVIPSDQANAFCLPGGKMAVYTGLVPVARTRDAMAVVMGHEIAHALLRHGAQRMAQQKLTQIGQMAGAASGMDAQQQQMMMSAMGYGYLLPYARSHETQADEVGLMLAAAACFDPREAVPLWQRMGQASGGQAPPEFASTHPNPGTRIQNLQALMPKALEYRQKFCEQAK
- the xseA gene encoding exodeoxyribonuclease VII large subunit, coding for MQPRNNDILTPSQLNTLARDLLEGSFPAIWVEAELGSVARPASGHLYFTLKDARAQLRAAMFRMKAQYLKFVPREGMRVLVRGKVTLYDARGEYQMVLDHMEEAGEGALRRAFEELKARLEAEGLFDPARKRPLPAHVQRLAVITSPTGAAVRDVLSVLARRFPLLEVDLLPTLVQGSTAAAQITRLLQAADASGRYDVILLTRGGGSLEDLWAFNDEALARAVAASSTPVVSAVGHETDFSLSDFAADLRAPTPSVAAELLVPDQRELALRLRRTAARMVQLQRHTMQQAMQRADRALLRLNAQSPQARLDLLRRRQLDLGRRLHAAFNQQQERRAARLRHAAAVLRGHHPQRQLDTMQRRLAALRGRPQAAMQRLLQRDALRLRGLARSLEAVSPLATVARGYSILTRSDDGTLVRKVDQVQPGDALQARVGDGVIDVQVK